Part of the Nocardia farcinica genome, AGCTCACGCAGCGGCCACCGGTCGAGCTGGATACCGAACGGCCGCAGGGTGTCGGCGATCTCGGTGCGGTCGGCGGTGCGCAGCACGACCTGATCGCGGTCGTCCTGTGCCATCACCTGTACGAGCGTCATGACCGGTCTCCTCCGGTTCGGAGCTGTAGGGCGCACAGCATTTCCAGGCACTCCATTCGGTTGCGGGCGGTCTCCAGGTCCGGGCCCCAGGTGGTGGCGCCGTGCCGGTCGATCAGGGCCGCGGGCACGGCGTCCGGCGTCAGCCGGGCCGCCAGGTCGGCGGCGATGCGCGGCACCTCGGCGTGATTGGTCAGCACCGGCACGGTGAACGGCCCGGCCGGGCGCGGACCGAAACCCTTGACGATCTCGAAGTCGTCGAACACCACTGTGCCCGCGGCGGCCAGCAGCGTGGCCGCGGTGGTCGCGGCCGGTGGGTGCGCGTGCACCACCGCGCCGCAGCCGGGGACGGCGCGGTAGAGGGCGGCGTGGATCGAGGTCTCGGCGGAGGGCCGCGCGCCCGCGTCGAGCGCGGCGCCGGTGGTCAGGTCGACGGTGATCAGGTCGGCGGCGGTCAACGCCCCCTTGCTGCGTCCGCTGGCCGTCACCAGCGCCCGGTCGGCGTCCAGGCGCACCGAGAGGTTGCCCGCGGTGCCGTCCAGCCAGCCGCGCCCGTACAGCTGCGCCGCGACCGCGGGCACGCCGAAACCGAGAGCCGGGCGCAGGGTCCGGCGTTCGGTGACGATCGCGGTGACCAGATCGCGCGGCGTCACGTCGAAGGCCGGGTTGTAGGCGGCCGTGCCCGAGGGCGCGACGGGCACGCCGGCGAAAGTGGTGACCTCGGCCGGATCACGCTCCTCGAGGACGATCGCCGCCGGGTCGGTCAGCGACTCGTCCACCGTCGATTCCGGCGCCACCACCACGAACGGCACCCCGGCGCGCGCCGCCGCCAGCGCCAGCGGGTAGGTGCCGATCTTGTTGGCGACATCGCCGAGCGCGGTGATGCGGTCGGCGCCGACGAGCACGCAGTCGACGGCGCCGGCGGCCAGCGCGCCCGGGCCCGCCGAGTCCACGCAGATCCGGTGCGGGATACCGGCTTCGGCGAGTTCCCATGCCGTCAGGCGGGCGCCTTGGAGCAGCGGCCGGGTCTCCCCGGCGAGCACCGAGTCGAGCTCGCCGCGGCGGGCCAGCTCGCGCACCGTGCCGAGCGCGGTCCCCCATCCGACGGTGGCGAAGCGCCCGGTGTTGCAGTGCGTGAGCACCCGCACCGGCCCCGGCCCGCACAGCGCGCGCACCTCGTCGGCGGCCCGCGCCGACATCTCCCGGTCGACACGCTCGTCCTCGTCGAGCAGGGCCAGCGCCTCGGCCAGCACGGCCGCGGGCCCGTCCGGCAGCCGCGCCAGCACCCGGCGCACCGCCCACGCCAGGTTCACCGCGGTGGGCCGGGCCGCGGCGATGTGTTCGGCTTCGGCCCGCACCGCGGCGAGATCGGCGCCGTGCGCCCGCGCCGACAACGCCACCGCCAGCGCGCCCGCGGCGCCGATGGCGGGCGCGCCGCGCACGGTGAGCGTGCGGATCGCCGCGACGACCTCCTCGACGGTGCCCAGCCGCGCGATCCGGTACTCGCCCGGCAGCGCCCGCTGGTCGACGACGTGCACCTCGCCGTCGACCCAGTCCACTGAACGTCGCATCGGCCCGTCCCGTCAGGCCACCGCGCCGGGCGCGCCGACGGTGAAGATCTCGAACTGGTACACGAACGCGTAATCGTCGTGGTAGAGCTGCTCGCACAGCGCGTCGTCACGGCGCAGCACCGACGCGAAGCTCGGATCGGGCCGGTGCCTGCTGAGGAAGTTGCGGTAGCAGATCCGCGCGCCCGGCCGGGCCACCCGCACCACCTCGGTCATCATGGTG contains:
- a CDS encoding bifunctional S-methyl-5-thioribose-1-phosphate isomerase/methylthioribulose 1-phosphate dehydratase produces the protein MRRSVDWVDGEVHVVDQRALPGEYRIARLGTVEEVVAAIRTLTVRGAPAIGAAGALAVALSARAHGADLAAVRAEAEHIAAARPTAVNLAWAVRRVLARLPDGPAAVLAEALALLDEDERVDREMSARAADEVRALCGPGPVRVLTHCNTGRFATVGWGTALGTVRELARRGELDSVLAGETRPLLQGARLTAWELAEAGIPHRICVDSAGPGALAAGAVDCVLVGADRITALGDVANKIGTYPLALAAARAGVPFVVVAPESTVDESLTDPAAIVLEERDPAEVTTFAGVPVAPSGTAAYNPAFDVTPRDLVTAIVTERRTLRPALGFGVPAVAAQLYGRGWLDGTAGNLSVRLDADRALVTASGRSKGALTAADLITVDLTTGAALDAGARPSAETSIHAALYRAVPGCGAVVHAHPPAATTAATLLAAAGTVVFDDFEIVKGFGPRPAGPFTVPVLTNHAEVPRIAADLAARLTPDAVPAALIDRHGATTWGPDLETARNRMECLEMLCALQLRTGGDRS